From a single Desulfovibrio sp. ZJ209 genomic region:
- a CDS encoding NapC/NirT family cytochrome c, producing the protein MDGARNGPGKKPASHVWRFLFSGLVIGVVLSAVFAWALNATDQRQFCATCHIMHEAAVTQKMGMHAKLSCNECHAPHALLAKIPFKAQAGAEDIIGNFQGKSIPIPASKRHRDVVNQNCINCHAPVNATVASMAVKPYCTDCHRSVAHRRLTPISERTVGYD; encoded by the coding sequence ATGGATGGTGCCAGGAACGGGCCGGGCAAAAAGCCTGCGTCCCATGTGTGGAGATTTTTGTTCAGCGGCCTTGTCATCGGCGTTGTGCTCTCCGCGGTGTTCGCCTGGGCGCTGAACGCAACCGACCAGCGGCAGTTCTGCGCCACCTGCCATATCATGCACGAGGCGGCGGTGACGCAGAAAATGGGCATGCACGCGAAACTTTCCTGTAACGAGTGCCACGCGCCGCATGCCCTGCTCGCCAAGATACCCTTCAAGGCCCAGGCCGGTGCTGAAGACATCATCGGCAATTTCCAGGGCAAGAGCATTCCCATCCCGGCCTCCAAAAGGCACCGCGACGTGGTCAACCAGAACTGCATCAACTGCCACGCGCCGGTCAATGCCACGGTGGCCAGCATGGCCGTCAAGCCCTATTGCACGGATTGCCACAGAAGCGTCGCGCACAGGCGTCTCACTCCCATAAGCGAAAGGACGGTGGGCTATGATTAG
- a CDS encoding rhomboid family intramembrane serine protease produces MPHAHPRADAPSLPRVHGCHWRVRPAFIPAFWRNITGAHGFTSYRQRRDWRLVLSACAIPYRLSQFGGREYLYVPPLLESAALRELTDFDAERRRPPAPPPPVHRGWKLAGCFLLPLLVWHGMRVGWWPAPEAFPPPRLWLTAGALDTLQVRLHGEWYRTVTALTLHADAAHLCGNLAFGALFLALLARGAGLGRALWLTVAGGIAGNCLAVILRRQPVESIGFSTALFACIGALSGLMALRQAGRREMLLPVAAGAALLAMLGTEGERTDYLAHVAGLCAGLVLGMGEGLSQKRKWPAPPQWLWATLAILLPVLAWWRAFARP; encoded by the coding sequence ATGCCGCATGCCCACCCCCGCGCGGACGCGCCAAGTCTGCCCCGCGTCCACGGCTGCCACTGGCGCGTCAGGCCGGCCTTCATCCCCGCCTTTTGGCGCAATATCACGGGCGCCCACGGCTTCACGAGCTATCGCCAGCGGCGCGACTGGCGCCTCGTGCTCAGCGCCTGCGCGATCCCGTACCGGCTTTCCCAGTTCGGCGGCAGGGAATATCTCTATGTGCCGCCGCTTCTGGAAAGCGCGGCCCTGCGGGAACTTACGGATTTTGACGCCGAGCGCCGCCGGCCCCCGGCACCGCCGCCCCCCGTCCACCGGGGCTGGAAGCTCGCCGGCTGCTTTCTGTTGCCGCTGCTCGTCTGGCACGGCATGCGCGTGGGCTGGTGGCCGGCGCCGGAAGCGTTCCCGCCGCCGCGGCTGTGGCTCACGGCCGGCGCGCTGGACACCCTGCAGGTGCGGCTGCACGGCGAATGGTACCGCACGGTCACGGCCCTCACCCTGCATGCGGATGCCGCCCACCTCTGCGGCAATCTCGCCTTCGGGGCGCTGTTCCTGGCGCTGCTCGCGCGCGGCGCCGGCCTCGGGCGCGCCCTGTGGCTCACTGTTGCGGGCGGCATCGCCGGCAATTGCCTGGCCGTTATCTTAAGGCGCCAGCCGGTGGAAAGCATCGGCTTTTCCACCGCGCTTTTCGCCTGCATCGGCGCGCTCTCGGGGCTCATGGCCCTGCGCCAGGCCGGGCGGCGCGAGATGCTGCTGCCCGTGGCCGCCGGCGCGGCGCTGCTCGCCATGCTGGGCACGGAGGGCGAGCGCACCGACTATCTCGCGCATGTGGCCGGCCTCTGCGCCGGGCTCGTGCTGGGGATGGGGGAGGGCCTCTCGCAGAAACGGAAATGGCCAGCGCCGCCCCAGTGGCTGTGGGCAACGCTGGCCATCTTGCTGCCTGTGCTCGCGTGGTGGCGGGCCTTCGCCCGTCCCTGA
- a CDS encoding 3-phosphoshikimate 1-carboxyvinyltransferase, with protein sequence MVDIDRDILRLLLKRHNLLERMRGGKPRLDPAEEKFLREAWQKAVARVSRDADLSGRFFALMQDAAFLPRPVAPESEGGGSETPAHGGERREAFNLAPPHKPVEIALTAPLSCRETRAWLFLAAASGRPLQLTPCLMNDPLVDLIKALNQLGASVTREQDAVVARPAEPMGRPDKVVYVGDSLWNLFLLLAFYVGRPSRVKFLGETELKLVDLSSTRRFLPQLGARFTHVIPRSSGLPARLECSGIVPGRADLPPDVPAALGAALLLAAPFFEREFTLGLSGHPGRDEVLAFALPLLRSAGIAVTEQDSAVTVQPGMPRLPQAPALPMDAGLAACLLALAMPLGGEVRLAGAWPKGPEAAAAKEVLEALGLPLAAREGALGVKLEAPRAPARLSTLPLAALTALPEGLTPLPLALAACAALSGAEADTPEAALAALRCPPALAADFFAAAGLELVDGALRRSPELQRDAGKEFSAPVWNAPAPAWALALALAACARPERCHGFRLGNPGVLTALYPGFWALYNGLPKPSPGKREEPEAVAPARGRRIRTTLAAVLPPEPEADEW encoded by the coding sequence GTGGTTGACATCGACCGCGACATCCTGCGCCTGCTGCTCAAGCGCCACAACCTGCTGGAGCGCATGCGCGGCGGCAAGCCCCGGCTGGACCCGGCCGAGGAGAAATTTCTGCGCGAGGCGTGGCAGAAGGCCGTCGCCCGCGTGAGCCGCGATGCCGACCTTTCCGGCCGCTTTTTCGCCCTGATGCAGGATGCGGCCTTTCTGCCGCGCCCCGTGGCCCCTGAAAGCGAGGGCGGAGGGTCGGAAACGCCGGCCCACGGGGGCGAGCGACGGGAAGCGTTCAACCTGGCGCCCCCGCACAAGCCGGTGGAGATCGCCCTCACCGCGCCGCTTTCCTGCCGCGAGACGCGGGCGTGGCTCTTTCTCGCCGCGGCCTCGGGGCGGCCCTTGCAGCTCACGCCCTGCCTGATGAACGACCCTCTCGTGGACCTCATCAAGGCCCTGAACCAGCTCGGGGCATCGGTCACGCGCGAGCAGGACGCGGTCGTGGCCCGGCCGGCGGAGCCCATGGGCCGCCCCGACAAGGTCGTTTATGTGGGCGACAGCCTCTGGAACCTCTTTCTCCTGCTCGCCTTCTATGTGGGGCGCCCCTCCCGGGTGAAATTCCTCGGCGAGACGGAGCTCAAGCTCGTTGATCTCTCCTCCACGCGGCGCTTTTTGCCGCAGCTCGGCGCCCGCTTCACCCATGTCATCCCCCGCAGTTCCGGGTTGCCCGCGCGGCTGGAGTGCTCCGGCATCGTGCCCGGCCGGGCCGACCTGCCGCCGGATGTGCCGGCCGCCCTCGGCGCGGCGCTGCTCCTGGCCGCGCCCTTCTTTGAGCGCGAGTTCACGCTCGGGCTTTCCGGCCATCCCGGGCGCGACGAAGTGCTCGCCTTCGCCCTGCCGCTGCTCAGGAGCGCCGGCATCGCCGTGACCGAACAGGACAGCGCCGTCACCGTGCAGCCCGGCATGCCCAGGCTGCCGCAGGCGCCCGCGCTCCCCATGGATGCCGGGCTCGCGGCCTGCCTCCTGGCCCTCGCCATGCCCCTGGGCGGGGAGGTGCGCCTTGCGGGGGCGTGGCCCAAGGGGCCCGAAGCGGCTGCCGCCAAGGAGGTTCTGGAGGCCCTGGGGCTGCCGCTGGCGGCCCGGGAGGGCGCCCTTGGCGTAAAACTGGAGGCGCCCCGCGCCCCCGCGCGGCTTTCAACGCTGCCGCTGGCGGCGCTGACGGCCCTTCCTGAAGGACTCACGCCCCTGCCGCTGGCCCTCGCTGCCTGCGCGGCCCTCTCCGGCGCCGAGGCGGATACGCCCGAGGCCGCGCTCGCGGCCCTGCGCTGCCCGCCGGCCCTTGCCGCGGACTTTTTTGCCGCCGCGGGGCTGGAGCTCGTTGACGGCGCCCTGCGGCGGAGCCCGGAGCTTCAGCGTGACGCCGGCAAAGAGTTTTCCGCGCCCGTCTGGAACGCCCCGGCCCCGGCCTGGGCCCTGGCCCTCGCGCTCGCCGCCTGTGCGCGGCCCGAGCGCTGCCACGGATTCCGGCTCGGGAATCCCGGGGTGCTGACGGCGCTGTATCCCGGCTTCTGGGCCTTGTATAACGGCCTGCCCAAGCCGTCGCCAGGGAAGCGGGAAGAGCCCGAAGCCGTGGCCCCGGCCCGTGGGCGGCGCATCCGCACAACCCTGGCAGCGGTGCTGCCGCCCGAGCCGGAGGCCGACGAATGGTGA
- a CDS encoding VIT1/CCC1 transporter family protein: protein MVSNDEAQARHPARERMLRRLYAVDRANGRLFRMLARRASAKGPHVLLDRLAFHCDQRLTVIQQHMEGPLPPKRLSVRLALCLLRVLFWGLALRIMERRLQRQSRRYSRLERHYPLMPGAVEAVDADAEKLGAFLGDSDADTFMSAVVLGLNDALVEMTGALAGFTMVLQNNRLIMLAGFTTGIAATLSMAASEFFSQKAAADGGQPRLAAMYTGLAYLVTVLLLLLPFMLVPNALTALAICMVIACLIILVFTWVDALLRGTSFWRGFLQMAGISFGVALAIFLLSWLVRAWLGIEI, encoded by the coding sequence ATGGTGAGCAACGACGAAGCCCAGGCGCGGCACCCTGCGCGCGAGCGCATGCTCCGGCGCCTCTATGCCGTTGACCGCGCCAATGGCCGGCTCTTCCGCATGCTTGCGCGCCGGGCATCCGCCAAGGGCCCGCATGTGCTGCTGGACAGGCTCGCCTTTCATTGTGACCAGCGCCTCACCGTCATCCAGCAGCACATGGAGGGGCCGCTCCCCCCGAAGCGCCTTTCGGTGCGGCTGGCGCTGTGCCTCTTGCGCGTCCTCTTCTGGGGGCTCGCCCTGCGCATCATGGAGCGGCGCCTCCAGCGCCAGTCGCGCCGCTACAGCCGCCTCGAGCGGCACTATCCCCTCATGCCCGGCGCCGTGGAGGCCGTGGACGCCGACGCCGAAAAACTCGGGGCCTTTCTCGGCGACAGCGATGCCGACACCTTCATGAGCGCCGTGGTATTGGGCCTCAACGACGCGCTGGTGGAAATGACCGGCGCGCTCGCCGGCTTCACCATGGTGCTCCAGAACAACCGGCTCATCATGCTGGCCGGCTTCACCACGGGCATCGCGGCCACGCTCTCCATGGCGGCCTCGGAGTTTTTCTCGCAAAAGGCGGCGGCCGACGGCGGCCAGCCGCGCCTCGCGGCCATGTATACCGGCCTCGCCTATCTCGTCACCGTCCTTTTGCTTCTCCTCCCCTTCATGCTCGTGCCCAACGCGCTCACGGCCCTGGCCATCTGCATGGTCATCGCCTGCCTCATCATCCTGGTCTTCACCTGGGTGGATGCGCTCCTGCGCGGCACGAGCTTCTGGAGGGGCTTTCTCCAGATGGCCGGCATCAGCTTCGGCGTGGCGTTGGCCATCTTCCTCCTGAGCTGGCTCGTGCGGGCGTGGCTCGGTATCGAGATCTAG
- the rpmB gene encoding 50S ribosomal protein L28, whose amino-acid sequence MSKECDFCGKKPQVGNLVSHSNIKTKRRFNPNLQRVRHQFPDGSVRTLTVCTRCLRSGLVSKPAVRKAD is encoded by the coding sequence ATGAGCAAGGAATGTGATTTCTGCGGCAAAAAGCCCCAGGTGGGCAACCTGGTGAGCCACTCCAACATCAAGACCAAGCGCCGCTTCAACCCCAACCTGCAGCGCGTGCGCCACCAGTTCCCCGACGGCAGCGTGCGGACGCTCACGGTCTGCACCCGCTGCCTGCGCTCCGGCCTTGTGTCCAAGCCCGCTGTCCGCAAGGCGGACTAG
- the rdgB gene encoding RdgB/HAM1 family non-canonical purine NTP pyrophosphatase — translation MDAQNKAEAAGARPRVVLATRNAGKIAELSGPLAAFGVELVGLDAFPEIGEIEENGATFEENALIKARAVAKATGLTAIADDSGLMVEALGGAPGVYSARYSDDWEMLPGENRDRRNIRKLLAAMADVPEGERGCRFVTAMAAVRPDGRELTVRGEWPGTLLASPRGSNGFGYDPVFHDAEAGRTAAELSREEKTARSHRGRAAAALLARWAAFMGA, via the coding sequence ATGGACGCACAAAATAAGGCCGAAGCCGCGGGCGCCCGCCCGCGCGTGGTGCTCGCCACGCGCAATGCCGGCAAGATCGCCGAGCTCTCAGGCCCGCTCGCGGCCTTCGGCGTGGAGCTCGTGGGTCTCGATGCCTTCCCCGAGATCGGCGAGATCGAGGAAAACGGCGCGACATTTGAGGAAAACGCGCTCATCAAGGCCCGCGCCGTGGCCAAGGCCACGGGCCTGACAGCCATCGCCGACGATTCGGGCCTCATGGTGGAGGCGCTTGGCGGCGCGCCCGGCGTGTATTCGGCCCGCTATTCGGATGATTGGGAAATGCTGCCCGGCGAAAACCGCGACCGGCGCAATATCCGCAAGCTGCTCGCCGCCATGGCCGACGTGCCCGAGGGCGAACGCGGCTGCCGCTTCGTGACGGCCATGGCCGCGGTGCGGCCGGACGGCCGCGAGCTCACCGTGCGCGGGGAGTGGCCCGGCACCCTCCTTGCAAGCCCGCGCGGGAGCAACGGCTTCGGCTATGACCCCGTGTTCCATGACGCGGAAGCGGGCCGCACGGCGGCGGAGCTCAGCCGGGAGGAAAAAACTGCCCGGAGCCACCGGGGTAGGGCGGCCGCGGCCCTGTTGGCGCGCTGGGCGGCCTTCATGGGTGCCTGA
- a CDS encoding DMT family transporter has product MQQGFLGYGSALLATIIWSGNFVAARAVAALIPPWQCNFWRWLVALLVILPFAWKGLGRDWPAIRREWRYLSFMAILGVTLMNTLIYKAGQTTASLNMALLVPTAPIVILVFSRVLYGEPITARRLAGVLLVLAGVCLLVSRGDLATLTGLTFASGDAWALGGAFCFGLYSLFMRRRPRELSALGFNVATFALGLLFSLPFTVAEACLLPLPKPEPAVIISIIYTGVGCSFVSFWLWTLAVDRIGPVKAGIVYYSLPVFAAVGSFLILGERVTGAQLAGGSLVIGGILAATWPHRDATAQQGEKEDGRTK; this is encoded by the coding sequence ATGCAGCAGGGCTTTCTCGGCTATGGCAGCGCGTTGCTCGCCACCATCATCTGGTCGGGCAACTTCGTGGCCGCGCGCGCCGTGGCCGCCCTCATCCCGCCGTGGCAGTGCAATTTCTGGCGCTGGCTCGTGGCGCTTTTGGTCATCCTGCCCTTCGCATGGAAGGGCCTTGGCAGGGACTGGCCCGCCATCCGCCGGGAGTGGCGCTACCTCTCGTTCATGGCGATTCTCGGCGTGACGCTCATGAACACGCTCATCTACAAGGCCGGGCAGACCACGGCGAGCCTCAACATGGCGCTGCTCGTGCCAACGGCGCCCATCGTCATCCTCGTGTTTTCGCGTGTGCTCTATGGCGAGCCCATCACGGCGCGGCGCCTTGCCGGCGTGCTGCTCGTGCTTGCCGGGGTGTGCCTTCTGGTGAGCCGGGGCGACCTCGCCACGCTCACAGGGCTCACCTTCGCGAGCGGCGATGCCTGGGCGCTTGGCGGCGCCTTCTGCTTCGGCCTGTATTCGCTCTTCATGCGCCGGCGCCCGCGGGAGCTCTCGGCCCTGGGCTTCAATGTGGCGACCTTCGCCCTCGGCCTCCTGTTCTCGCTGCCCTTCACCGTGGCCGAGGCCTGCCTTTTGCCGTTGCCAAAACCTGAGCCGGCGGTCATCATCAGCATCATCTATACCGGCGTGGGCTGCTCCTTCGTGTCGTTCTGGCTCTGGACGCTGGCCGTGGACAGGATAGGCCCGGTGAAGGCCGGCATCGTGTATTACAGCCTTCCGGTCTTCGCGGCCGTGGGCTCCTTCCTCATATTGGGCGAGCGCGTGACCGGGGCGCAGCTCGCGGGCGGCTCGCTCGTCATCGGCGGCATCCTCGCGGCCACCTGGCCGCACAGGGACGCAACAGCACAACAAGGAGAAAAGGAAGATGGACGCACAAAATAA
- a CDS encoding ammonia-forming cytochrome c nitrite reductase subunit c552 — protein sequence MIRKGFSLSCIALAALLVCGCNDVNTELKAPTYKTGINPDNISMDAFKQQFPNQYETYMWNNRDKEMTVYKGSIPYHKNDNVNPLPVGYKYAQPYLKNLWLGYPFMYEYNETRGHTRAIEDFVNIDRINRYAEKGGLPATCWNCKTPKMMNWIKEYGDEFWAKDVNSFRAPDKINEIQNSISCATCHDPATMELRLYSVPLQDWLKRSGREWSKISRNEKRSLVCAQCHVEYYFTAKGNGPTAKPVFPWDNGLDPEDMYQYYKSHGPKNAEGKETQFVDFVHAASKTPCIKMQHPDYEMWSNGPHGSAGVTCADCHMPYMRQGGAKFSSHWMTSPLKDPELRACRQCHYDKTPEYLKGRVLYVQSKTYNQLLKAEEASVRAHEAIRQAMLWDGPKSPDYDKLMAEAREINRKGQMFWDYVSAENGVGFHNPSKSLDTLMTSMECSQKAVELAEQATNWGIAPIMAQDIKKLVPPMLKMSRKLQQDHEFLQQNPWTKILPTFPEAPQVWFGQDYRPVTQQEAAAK from the coding sequence ATGATTAGGAAAGGCTTTTCTCTCAGCTGCATCGCCCTCGCGGCGCTGCTCGTGTGCGGCTGCAACGATGTCAATACCGAATTGAAGGCGCCCACCTACAAGACGGGCATCAACCCGGACAACATCTCCATGGACGCCTTCAAGCAGCAGTTCCCCAACCAGTACGAAACCTACATGTGGAATAACCGTGACAAGGAGATGACGGTCTACAAGGGCTCCATCCCCTATCACAAGAACGACAACGTCAACCCCCTGCCCGTGGGCTACAAGTACGCCCAGCCCTACTTGAAGAACCTGTGGCTCGGCTACCCCTTCATGTATGAATACAACGAGACCAGGGGCCACACCCGCGCCATCGAGGATTTCGTCAACATCGACCGCATCAACCGCTATGCGGAAAAGGGCGGCCTGCCGGCGACCTGCTGGAACTGCAAGACGCCCAAGATGATGAACTGGATCAAGGAATACGGCGACGAATTCTGGGCCAAGGACGTGAACAGCTTCCGCGCGCCCGACAAGATCAACGAGATCCAGAACTCCATCTCCTGCGCCACCTGTCATGACCCGGCCACCATGGAGCTCAGGCTCTATTCCGTGCCCCTGCAGGACTGGCTCAAGCGCTCGGGCCGCGAGTGGAGCAAGATCTCGCGCAACGAGAAGCGCAGCCTCGTGTGCGCCCAGTGCCATGTGGAATACTACTTCACGGCCAAGGGCAACGGCCCCACGGCCAAGCCGGTCTTCCCGTGGGACAACGGCCTCGACCCCGAGGACATGTACCAGTATTACAAGTCGCACGGCCCCAAGAACGCCGAGGGCAAGGAAACCCAGTTCGTGGACTTCGTGCACGCCGCCTCCAAGACGCCGTGCATCAAGATGCAGCACCCGGACTACGAGATGTGGAGCAACGGCCCCCACGGCTCGGCAGGCGTCACCTGCGCCGACTGCCACATGCCCTACATGCGCCAGGGCGGGGCGAAGTTCTCGAGCCACTGGATGACCTCGCCCCTGAAGGACCCGGAACTGCGCGCCTGCCGCCAGTGCCACTACGACAAGACGCCCGAATACCTCAAGGGCCGGGTGCTCTATGTCCAGTCCAAGACGTATAACCAGCTGCTCAAGGCCGAGGAGGCTTCGGTGCGCGCGCACGAGGCCATCCGCCAGGCCATGCTCTGGGACGGCCCCAAGTCGCCCGACTATGACAAGCTCATGGCCGAGGCGCGCGAGATCAACCGCAAGGGCCAGATGTTCTGGGATTATGTCTCCGCCGAGAACGGCGTGGGCTTCCACAATCCCTCCAAGTCGCTGGACACGCTCATGACCTCCATGGAGTGCAGCCAGAAGGCCGTGGAGCTCGCCGAGCAGGCCACCAACTGGGGCATCGCGCCCATCATGGCGCAGGACATCAAGAAGCTGGTGCCGCCCATGCTCAAGATGAGCCGCAAGCTCCAGCAGGACCACGAATTCCTGCAGCAGAACCCGTGGACCAAGATCCTGCCCACCTTCCCCGAGGCGCCGCAGGTCTGGTTCGGGCAGGACTACCGCCCGGTGACGCAGCAGGAGGCCGCCGCCAAGTAG
- the fliD gene encoding flagellar filament capping protein FliD, with the protein MGISISGSNSISGLGGNDTDFDKVLTQLKQIEKTQLNRLEAWKSDWKLRYDGFTQIIEQIQAASSMLSQLSDRNNFVSKLVNSSNDNILTAVANASAQDVQHTVKVNQVASNAIWANTGHIFESKTDIINTTGENQYFSYTYAGKRHDFKVPPNTTLDSFVSMVNNSSENPGIKVSLIQTGSGYVFQVAGKDTGAANDLIIHDSKLVGMDASGSTSTWQTNAALDLDQSMTAPTKYVFDLVLANGTKKTVTVSGDKSPEDLCVALENAAGKGVIKASVDENGTLTVSGVQSISRRTNKDDAYVPASTQVTLSGELKNNKGEYVKLNATGGLAEGLGDDDLISFTMEMEDGTTRTFEIKAGATKRDLLVQMAQATQEGSSLDIGLYGSSWGTNLSGVTGVTFAAQNGDPLNESALKTKTTEAKGVKDTLGGSVSATTTLTFKSGKLSDRLDGKEAGKDTEDLVYTLTTSSGEVLYLKGLKSDMTNEEFRDAIKNGDGLVDADGNAVTWAEKGISMAFDEDAGTLAMDGIRGFTLTTGALTPSGYTASLSATTTITATNGAPGATSSGDLFFQPAEGGFQLEKTPDLVYSITTNSGAKGTLTLASGTSMKDVLSALKDPTHAGWAWTDEAGDPASAPADFGVKFTDASGNEYLDASGNPLSLDAIDGPVYLSFDNVQAASGPGVTGQVATSSNWNIQRAANARYQVDNWPIEMESASNKITDVIEGVVFTIQDTGEARLAVSTDITSVEQSIQNFLDAVNSVLLTVNDLMKYDETKEVTSNDPNDIGTDNYSPSGLTNQKGGILMGNYGVQLFKSRFSSVLSSSPPGFKSRQSATDMLSGDVLASLANLGIKTDTDENSDTYGLLVIAPNSTLAELQSIDKENYSNMITNNLEAVVDFFCASGTGSSTSTDFRYGSHVEGITKGGNYEVSYTVDEDGNITKVMVGGVEAKRDESQPGYYYSVASGDARGLSLLIDDLTPGEHPPAGAEPMYVRIKQGLVQTTQSFLKSELVFNDVNISANSTQKQIEDAMALKAQNGALMSLRDNYMNVMKNIDVKIEREQRRLETWEARQKAIFANLETLLKQYDEKQTSLEAQLKQLSGNS; encoded by the coding sequence ATGGGCATCAGTATTTCCGGTTCCAACTCCATTTCCGGTCTCGGCGGCAACGATACCGATTTTGACAAGGTATTGACGCAGCTCAAGCAGATCGAGAAGACCCAGCTGAACCGCCTGGAAGCCTGGAAGAGCGACTGGAAACTGCGCTATGACGGCTTCACCCAGATCATCGAGCAGATCCAGGCCGCCAGCAGCATGCTCTCGCAGTTGAGCGACAGGAACAACTTTGTCTCCAAGCTCGTCAATTCGAGCAATGACAATATCCTCACCGCCGTGGCCAATGCCTCGGCCCAGGACGTGCAGCACACCGTCAAGGTGAACCAGGTGGCGAGCAACGCCATCTGGGCCAATACCGGCCATATCTTCGAGTCCAAGACGGACATCATCAACACCACCGGCGAGAACCAGTATTTCAGCTACACCTACGCCGGCAAGCGCCACGACTTCAAGGTGCCCCCCAACACCACGCTGGATTCCTTTGTCAGCATGGTGAACAATTCCTCGGAAAATCCGGGCATCAAGGTGAGCCTCATCCAGACGGGCTCGGGCTATGTCTTCCAGGTGGCCGGCAAGGACACCGGCGCCGCCAACGACCTCATCATCCATGACAGCAAGCTCGTGGGCATGGACGCCTCGGGCTCCACCTCCACCTGGCAGACCAACGCGGCCCTCGACCTTGACCAGTCCATGACCGCGCCCACCAAGTATGTCTTCGACCTCGTGCTCGCCAACGGCACGAAGAAGACCGTCACCGTGAGCGGCGACAAGTCGCCCGAAGACCTGTGCGTGGCCCTGGAGAATGCCGCCGGCAAGGGCGTCATCAAGGCGTCAGTCGATGAAAACGGCACCCTCACCGTGTCGGGCGTGCAGTCCATCAGCCGGCGCACCAACAAGGACGACGCCTATGTGCCCGCCTCCACCCAGGTGACGCTTTCTGGCGAGCTCAAGAACAACAAGGGCGAGTACGTCAAGCTCAATGCCACGGGCGGCCTCGCCGAGGGCCTCGGCGACGACGACCTTATCTCCTTCACCATGGAGATGGAGGACGGCACCACCCGCACCTTCGAGATCAAGGCCGGCGCCACCAAGCGCGACCTGCTCGTGCAGATGGCGCAGGCGACGCAGGAGGGCTCGAGCCTCGATATCGGCCTCTATGGCAGCAGCTGGGGCACCAATCTTTCCGGCGTCACGGGCGTGACCTTCGCGGCGCAGAACGGCGACCCGCTCAACGAATCCGCCCTCAAGACCAAGACCACCGAAGCCAAGGGCGTCAAGGACACCCTCGGCGGCAGCGTTTCCGCCACCACCACCCTGACCTTCAAGAGCGGCAAGCTCTCTGACCGTCTCGACGGCAAGGAGGCGGGAAAGGATACCGAAGACCTCGTCTACACCCTGACCACCAGCTCCGGCGAAGTGCTCTACCTGAAGGGCCTCAAGAGCGACATGACCAACGAGGAGTTCCGCGACGCCATCAAGAACGGCGACGGCCTCGTGGATGCCGACGGCAATGCCGTCACCTGGGCGGAGAAGGGCATCAGCATGGCCTTCGACGAGGACGCGGGCACGCTCGCCATGGACGGCATCCGCGGCTTCACCCTCACCACGGGCGCGCTCACGCCCTCGGGCTATACGGCCAGCCTTTCGGCCACCACCACCATCACGGCCACCAACGGCGCCCCCGGGGCCACCTCCTCGGGCGACCTCTTTTTCCAGCCGGCGGAGGGCGGCTTCCAGCTCGAGAAGACGCCGGATCTCGTCTATTCCATCACCACCAACAGCGGCGCCAAGGGCACCCTGACCCTCGCCTCCGGCACGTCCATGAAGGATGTGCTTTCGGCCCTCAAGGACCCCACCCATGCCGGCTGGGCCTGGACGGACGAAGCGGGCGACCCGGCTTCCGCCCCGGCGGACTTCGGCGTGAAGTTCACGGATGCCAGCGGCAACGAATATCTGGACGCCAGCGGCAACCCGCTCTCCCTCGACGCCATCGACGGCCCGGTCTACCTGAGCTTCGACAATGTGCAGGCCGCCTCGGGCCCGGGCGTCACCGGCCAGGTGGCGACGAGCTCCAACTGGAATATCCAGCGCGCGGCCAATGCCCGCTACCAGGTGGACAACTGGCCCATCGAGATGGAATCGGCGAGCAACAAGATCACCGATGTCATCGAGGGCGTGGTCTTCACCATCCAGGATACCGGCGAGGCGCGCCTTGCCGTGAGCACGGACATCACCTCGGTGGAGCAGTCCATCCAGAACTTCCTGGATGCCGTCAACTCCGTCCTGCTCACGGTCAATGACCTCATGAAGTATGACGAGACCAAGGAGGTCACGTCCAACGACCCCAACGACATCGGGACGGACAACTATAGCCCCTCCGGCCTCACCAACCAGAAGGGCGGCATCCTGATGGGCAACTACGGCGTGCAGCTTTTCAAGTCGCGCTTCTCGAGCGTGCTCTCCTCCTCGCCGCCAGGCTTCAAGAGCCGCCAGTCAGCCACGGACATGCTTTCGGGCGACGTGCTCGCGAGCCTCGCCAACCTCGGCATCAAGACCGATACGGACGAGAACAGCGACACCTACGGCCTCCTTGTCATCGCTCCCAATTCCACTCTTGCGGAGCTGCAGTCCATCGACAAGGAAAACTACAGCAACATGATCACCAACAACCTGGAAGCCGTGGTGGATTTCTTCTGCGCGAGCGGCACAGGTTCCTCCACGAGCACGGATTTCCGCTACGGCAGCCATGTCGAGGGCATCACCAAGGGCGGCAACTACGAAGTCTCGTACACGGTGGACGAGGACGGCAACATCACCAAGGTGATGGTGGGCGGCGTGGAGGCCAAGCGCGACGAGAGCCAGCCCGGCTATTATTACAGCGTGGCCTCGGGCGATGCGCGCGGCCTTTCGCTGCTCATCGACGACCTCACCCCGGGCGAGCATCCCCCGGCCGGCGCCGAGCCCATGTATGTGCGCATCAAGCAGGGCCTCGTGCAGACCACCCAGAGCTTTCTCAAGAGCGAGCTGGTCTTCAACGATGTGAACATCTCGGCCAATTCCACGCAGAAGCAGATCGAGGACGCCATGGCGCTCAAGGCCCAGAACGGCGCCCTCATGTCCCTGCGCGACAATTACATGAACGTCATGAAGAACATCGACGTCAAGATCGAGCGCGAACAGCGCCGCCTGGAGACCTGGGAGGCGCGCCAGAAGGCCATTTTCGCCAACCTGGAGACACTGCTCAAGCAGTATGACGAAAAGCAGACATCCCTGGAAGCGCAGCTCAAGCAACTGAGCGGCAACAGCTAG